One Candidatus Zixiibacteriota bacterium genomic window, GTGCATGACAAGGAATGTTCTTTTCTCGATTTTCAGTCGGGTCGTTCGGATTAATAAAGGTTCATATATATCAATGAATCCGTATCACCGAGTCGATCCGGCCTCACGGCTCTCTCATAATCTTACGGACAACTTGCCGGCTCCGGCCCTCCCTGGAACATATAAGTTACCAGATGAACCAGATCGCTGATCGCAATCACTTCCTCCGGATCACCGTCGACATTCCCTTCGCGGAAACAAACCGGTTCCGGTCCTCCCTGGAACATATAGGTTACCAGGTGCACCAGATCGCTGATCGCAATCACTTCTTCCGGATCACCGTCAATGTTACCCCTCATTCCCACACAACAAGAAGTATGAACAACCAGCCCGGGTAAACAAGCCGGGGTATACGATATGATGCCCTCGAACGACGGTGCCTGTTCGGCATAACCGTCCAGCCCCAGAATCGTGGTCTGGCCAAGTTCGGCCGTGCTCGTATCGACCGTGAAATATAGCTTCACTACCGGACCGTTCCCCGGTTCCAGAGGCTCTGACGAGGCAATGAGCTGAATTGTCATTGTCTTCGCCGTGCTGTCCTGCTCCAGGACCGTACAGGAACCGAATGATTCCGTCCGGCACCCTGCCGTTGAGAGCGAATCGAACCACAGGTTGAGATCACCGTTGTACACGACCGGAATGGTAAGTGAATCCAGTTCCAGAGAATTCTGCACTCCAATCACACTCCCGATTTGCAGACAGTCCTTTGTTTCGACGGTATCGCCGTACAGCGAATCCGCCAGCGCCGTCACCAGGTCTTCGCTTGAAACGGTATAGCTGCCGCCGGCAGTGAAATTAACCTGTACGCTTACATCGAACAAACCGGGCGATTCATAACGATGGGTGGGATTTTGTACCGAATCACTTCCCCCGTCGCCAAAACTCCAATCCCAGGAATCCATGGCTTCCCGAGAATATGAGTTAAACGAGATATCAAACGGAACCTGTCCACAAATCTCATTGGCATATAAAGCAGCAAGAGAAAGAGGGAAAGCCCAGGCCCCCCCGGCAGCACCGATGTCATTTCGTAAACCGCCATACGAAGGCCACCAGGCGCTGTCGGACAGGGCGGGGTTTTCTATATCCTGGGCCGATGTTGCCGTATCACCGGCATCGATACATGGAGAGTTATAATATGTATACAACCACATATCCGGTGTAAGTTGAGGTTCGGCATCGATATTTCCCTCACCGGTCACACCTCCGCCCTGAACGTTGCAGTAATAGGTAGTGGTATATCCATAGATTTGCGGAGCAGAAGGCGCCTCATTGTACCAGATGATGTTATTGCGGATTCTCGGTGATGCCGAAAATACTCTGATTCCGCCACCGGTTACGGTTGAACGGTTGTAAACCAGAGTGTTGTTCTCGATTACGAT contains:
- a CDS encoding PKD domain-containing protein produces the protein MRPNYHSHGSGVIWLIVALVMMGDVFLTTTAEGSIIEIPEDYATIQEGINHALGYDTILVAPGTYVENITFGSKNIFLTSHFLYDQDPQYIFNTIIDGSNQTFPDSGSTVRIMGGQSNVACLQGFTITGGTGTLWEWSSDHFDRQGGGVLIIYSAPTIRYNYICDNHATNDAGIYSAGGGGIQIQQGSPIIRNNMIIANEGKYGAGIAMAGAAPTIKNNVIAYNYGGQKYGGSGIQINAGYNIVIENNTLVYNRSTVTGGGIRVFSASPRIRNNIIWYNEAPSAPQIYGYTTTYYCNVQGGGVTGEGNIDAEPQLTPDMWLYTYYNSPCIDAGDTATSAQDIENPALSDSAWWPSYGGLRNDIGAAGGAWAFPLSLAALYANEICGQVPFDISFNSYSREAMDSWDWSFGDGGSDSVQNPTHRYESPGLFDVSVQVNFTAGGSYTVSSEDLVTALADSLYGDTVETKDCLQIGSVIGVQNSLELDSLTIPVVYNGDLNLWFDSLSTAGCRTESFGSCTVLEQDSTAKTMTIQLIASSEPLEPGNGPVVKLYFTVDTSTAELGQTTILGLDGYAEQAPSFEGIISYTPACLPGLVVHTSCCVGMRGNIDGDPEEVIAISDLVHLVTYMFQGGPEPVCFREGNVDGDPEEVIAISDLVHLVTYMFQGGPEPASCP